Proteins from a single region of Mailhella massiliensis:
- a CDS encoding hydrogenase maturation protease: MASVLVLGMGNVLKGDDGLGVHALRRLAGEGLKGADMLELGTSLADCFSLLEGYDVIVALDAVMAGGAPGSLYRLSRRELVREGRRGLSLHECDLLDALDLAALRGRRPVLHVAGMEPLDVSAWSMELSAPVRENMGRYLTMIRNMVREFAERRASSAERARAAEDALF; the protein is encoded by the coding sequence ATGGCCTCGGTGCTGGTGCTCGGTATGGGAAATGTGTTGAAAGGCGACGACGGCCTCGGCGTACATGCGCTGAGGCGTCTGGCCGGGGAAGGGCTGAAGGGGGCGGACATGCTGGAACTCGGCACATCGCTGGCGGACTGCTTTTCCCTGCTTGAGGGCTACGACGTGATTGTGGCGCTGGATGCCGTCATGGCAGGCGGCGCGCCCGGTTCCCTGTACCGGCTTTCGCGCCGGGAACTGGTGCGGGAGGGGCGAAGAGGGCTTTCCCTGCACGAGTGCGATCTGCTGGACGCGCTGGACCTTGCCGCGCTGCGGGGCAGGCGTCCCGTACTGCATGTGGCGGGCATGGAACCCCTCGATGTGTCGGCGTGGAGCATGGAGCTTTCCGCGCCGGTACGGGAGAACATGGGGCGATACCTGACCATGATCCGCAACATGGTCCGGGAGTTTGCAGAACGGAGGGCATCCTCCGCAGAGCGTGCCCGCGCTGCGGAAGATGCCCTGTTCTGA
- the argH gene encoding argininosuccinate lyase, which translates to MSDKPWGGRFKESTSLAVEAYTESISFDSALYAQDIAGSKAHARMLGRQGVISAEEADRLIEGLDQVKREIEEGSFPWKQELEDVHMNIETRLTQIVGEVGKKLHTGRSRNDQVCLDFRLFVSDQLREWIRLTRDLVRMFMRRAEENRAVLLPGCTHMQPAQPVSLAQHLLAYAWMLKRDAERMADCERRVRVSPLGAAALAGTTYALNPAMVAEELGMYGTFDNSMDAVADRDFALEALFCGSVCMGHLSRFCEEIIWWANPLFGYITLSDKHSTGSSIMPQKKNPDVAEIMRGKTGRAYGNLVNLMTIMKGIPLTYNRDLQEDKIPFIDTDKTVRHSLSLMADMLEGITFHPERMRKALAAGFLNATELADYLVTKGLPFREAHHVSGRAVAMAEDKGVGLEDLTLEELRSLSTLIDEDVYTALDYDTAVARRNVPGGTGPESVARQLEKMRRWLEEDGK; encoded by the coding sequence ATGTCCGACAAGCCTTGGGGCGGCCGCTTCAAAGAAAGCACCAGCCTTGCCGTGGAAGCCTACACGGAATCCATTTCTTTCGACAGCGCGCTCTATGCGCAGGATATCGCCGGTTCCAAAGCCCATGCCCGTATGCTGGGCAGGCAGGGCGTCATCAGCGCCGAAGAGGCCGACCGGCTCATCGAGGGCCTGGACCAGGTGAAGCGCGAAATCGAGGAAGGTTCCTTCCCCTGGAAGCAGGAACTGGAAGACGTGCACATGAACATTGAAACCCGCCTGACCCAGATCGTGGGCGAGGTGGGCAAGAAGCTGCACACCGGCCGCAGCCGCAACGACCAGGTCTGCCTCGATTTTCGTCTGTTCGTTTCCGACCAGCTCCGCGAATGGATACGCCTGACCCGTGATCTGGTACGCATGTTCATGCGCCGTGCGGAAGAAAACCGCGCCGTGCTTCTGCCCGGCTGCACCCACATGCAGCCCGCCCAGCCCGTGAGTCTCGCCCAGCACCTTCTGGCCTATGCCTGGATGCTGAAGCGCGACGCCGAGCGCATGGCCGACTGTGAACGCCGCGTGCGCGTCAGTCCCCTGGGGGCGGCCGCTCTCGCCGGTACCACCTATGCCCTGAATCCGGCCATGGTGGCCGAAGAACTCGGCATGTACGGCACCTTCGACAACAGCATGGACGCCGTGGCCGACCGCGACTTCGCCCTGGAAGCCCTGTTCTGCGGCAGCGTGTGCATGGGCCACCTTTCCCGCTTCTGCGAAGAGATCATCTGGTGGGCCAACCCGCTTTTCGGCTACATCACCCTTTCCGACAAGCATTCCACCGGCTCTTCCATCATGCCGCAGAAGAAGAACCCGGACGTGGCCGAGATCATGCGCGGCAAGACGGGGCGCGCCTACGGGAACCTCGTGAACCTCATGACCATCATGAAGGGCATTCCCCTTACCTACAACCGCGACCTGCAGGAAGACAAGATTCCCTTCATCGACACCGACAAGACGGTGCGCCATTCCCTTTCCCTCATGGCCGACATGCTGGAAGGCATCACCTTCCACCCCGAACGTATGCGCAAGGCCCTTGCCGCAGGCTTTTTGAACGCCACGGAACTGGCCGACTACCTCGTTACCAAGGGCCTGCCCTTCCGTGAAGCGCACCATGTTTCCGGCCGCGCCGTGGCCATGGCCGAAGACAAGGGCGTGGGGCTGGAAGATCTGACGCTGGAAGAGCTTCGTTCCCTGAGCACGCTCATCGACGAAGACGTGTACACCGCCCTTGATTACGATACCGCCGTGGCCCGCCGCAATGTGCCCGGCGGCACCGGACCCGAATCCGTGGCGCGCCAGCTGGAAAAGATGCGCCGCTGGCTGGAAGAGGACGGAAAGTAG